From one Lotus japonicus ecotype B-129 chromosome 3, LjGifu_v1.2 genomic stretch:
- the LOC130743827 gene encoding uncharacterized protein LOC130743827 has translation MSLRVDDVSSIDASKETWSIVVKVIRLWLTPSYSGSKLPSSLEMVFMDSKGAKIHASIRRTLVYRFQNLLTEGRVYQISFFGVCENGDVIGILTGSSGEQEFEKHGRVQKRITLELDQEGVRIEAAFFGKYVDEIVGQLASGDMTNAVIVIQFAKIKPFKGKASILNVYGANITGNPFSFMPLCDVVFKEPDTSYLIDVIGILTGSSGEQEFEKHGRVQKRITLELDQEGVRIEAAFFGKYVDEIVGQLASGDMTNAVIVIQFAKIKPFKGKASILNVYGATRILFNPAVEEAAPLRARLLSVF, from the exons ATGTCTCTTAGGGTTGATGATGTTTCCAGCATTGATGCTTCGAAAGAAACGTGGTCTATCGTGGTGAAGGTCATTCGTCTTTGGTTAACTCCAAGCTATTCTGGATCTAAACTACCGTCGTCTTTAGAGATGGTTTTCATGGATTCAAAG GGTGCTAAAATTCATGCTTCCATAAGGCGAACCTTGGTCTATAGATTCCAAAATTTGCTAACTGAGGGCCGGGTCTATCAGATATCATTTTTTGGTGTTTGTGAGAACGGAG ATGTGATAGGTATCCTGACAGGGTCGTCCGGGGAGCAGGAGTTCGAAAAACATGGAAGAGTGCAAAAGAGGATTACATTAGAACTTGATCAGGAAGG gGTTCGCATTGAAGCTGctttttttggaaaatatgtGGACGAAATAGTTGGTCAGTTGGCTTCTGGTGACATGACTAATGCAGTTATTGTAATTCAATTTGCTAAGATCAAGCCTTTCAAAG GAAAGGCTAGCATTCTGAATGTGTATGGCGCCAACATCACTGGAAACCCATTCTCTTTCATGCCTTTATGTGATGTTGTTTTCAAAGAACCAGACACGTCCTACCTTATAG ATGTGATAGGTATCCTGACAGGGTCGTCCGGGGAGCAGGAGTTCGAAAAACATGGAAGAGTGCAAAAGAGGATTACATTAGAACTTGATCAGGAAGG gGTTCGCATTGAAGCTGctttttttggaaaatatgtGGACGAAATAGTTGGTCAGTTGGCTTCTGGTGACATGACTAATGCAGTTATTGTAATTCAATTTGCTAAGATCAAGCCTTTCAAAG GAAAGGCTAGCATTCTGAATGTGTATGGCGCTACAAGAATTTTGTTTAATCCTGCAGTTGAGGAGGCTGCTCCTCTTCGAGCAAGGTTACTATCT GTTTTTTGA